Proteins co-encoded in one Candidatus Nitrosocosmicus arcticus genomic window:
- the thiC gene encoding phosphomethylpyrimidine synthase ThiC: MVTQLNSAKRGIATEEMKQVAKYEEVDIHFLVKNIANGSIIIPKNIARKQNIKPTGIGKGLKTKVNVNIGTSTLYQNIEEEIAKAKVAMKYGADTMMDLSDGGDLNFIREKLLDAASTITFGSVPIYQAYGYGVEKYKNPLNITEDDFLNAFEKHAKDGVDYTTIHSGITLEIAKRIMNVKRHAGVVSKGGTITAAWMLKYNKENPYYEHFDYLCEIAKKYDVTFSLGDALRPGSILDSHDELQVSEMINVSRLAKIAFENDVQVMVEGPGHVPLNEVATNVRLAKSLIGDIPYYVLGPLVTDVASGYDHIASAIGAAISASEGVDLLCYLTPSEHLGLPNENEVKEGLIAYKIAAHAGDLVKIREKAIKWDMEMTEARRTLNWEKQLSLSIDPEKAKDIHYRNTGQHPGNNVPCTMCGGACVYLMLPQQRKYRKNEDVEE, from the coding sequence TTCCAAAAAACATAGCAAGAAAACAGAATATCAAACCAACAGGTATAGGAAAAGGTCTGAAAACAAAGGTTAATGTAAATATTGGAACATCTACTTTGTATCAGAATATTGAAGAGGAAATTGCAAAAGCCAAAGTTGCGATGAAATACGGTGCAGATACAATGATGGACCTTTCTGATGGCGGTGACCTAAATTTTATAAGAGAGAAATTGCTTGATGCTGCATCAACTATTACTTTTGGTTCTGTACCTATCTATCAAGCATATGGATACGGTGTCGAAAAATACAAAAATCCACTAAATATCACAGAAGATGATTTTTTGAATGCATTTGAGAAACATGCAAAAGACGGAGTGGACTATACAACAATCCATTCTGGAATAACACTTGAAATAGCGAAAAGAATAATGAATGTCAAAAGACATGCAGGAGTTGTATCCAAAGGTGGAACCATAACTGCTGCATGGATGTTAAAATACAATAAAGAAAATCCATACTATGAGCATTTTGACTATCTTTGTGAAATTGCTAAAAAGTACGATGTTACTTTTAGTTTAGGCGATGCATTAAGACCAGGCTCTATACTTGATTCCCACGATGAACTACAGGTTTCAGAAATGATAAATGTTTCAAGGCTAGCTAAAATTGCATTTGAAAATGACGTTCAAGTAATGGTTGAAGGTCCTGGACATGTGCCCTTAAACGAAGTAGCTACGAATGTACGATTAGCTAAATCTCTGATAGGCGACATTCCGTATTACGTATTGGGACCTCTAGTTACCGATGTAGCATCTGGCTACGACCATATAGCTAGCGCTATTGGAGCTGCCATATCAGCTTCTGAAGGAGTCGATTTACTTTGTTATCTTACACCTTCCGAGCATTTGGGGCTTCCAAATGAAAATGAAGTAAAAGAGGGCCTAATTGCTTATAAAATAGCTGCTCATGCGGGAGATTTGGTAAAAATTAGAGAAAAGGCAATAAAATGGGATATGGAAATGACGGAGGCCAGAAGAACACTAAATTGGGAAAAACAACTGTCGTTATCAATAGACCCTGAAAAGGCTAAAGATATTCATTATCGAAATACGGGTCAACACCCTGGCAATAATGTTCCTTGTACTATGTGTGGTGGGGCTTGTGTATACCTAATGTTACCACAGCAAAGAAAATACAGGAAAAATGAGGACGTGGAGGAATAA